Proteins from a genomic interval of Gopherus evgoodei ecotype Sinaloan lineage chromosome 7, rGopEvg1_v1.p, whole genome shotgun sequence:
- the FGFBP3 gene encoding fibroblast growth factor-binding protein 3 has product MRVSGALPLSLLLLGCLGGAASRQARGAGENAERPAPWAQAGQFSTREQHVCSWQLVRGEEATELQLSCQAPGEGGSEGLRCAYRGQPERCAAYGAKSRQYWKQILGKLRRKRHPCQDGSPLKARLCSSKKGPPEAQLRLAPLSPSPAAPGAAGGPARGNAKGQGSVQQAPTLQQPGAPGAKAMSSGAHAGAPEKRGKAGKRKGGPGSPVPPERRPPTAGGNPEPPTELSEDLAETYCAERWHSLCSFFVNFWNG; this is encoded by the coding sequence CGAGGAGCTGGTGAGAATGCGGAGCGCCCCGCGCCCTGGGCGCAAGCCGGGCAGTTCTCTACCCGGGAGCAGCATGTGTGCAGCTGGCAGCTGGTCCGAGGGGAGGAGGCCACCGAGCTGCAGCTGAGTTGCCAGGCGCCTGGAGAGGGCGGCAGCGAGGGGCTCCGGTGCGCGTACCGGGGCCAGCCGGAGCGCTGCGCTGCCTACGGCGCCAAGAGCCGCCAGTACTGGAAGCAGATCCTGGGCAAGCTGCGCCGGAAGCGCCACCCCTGCCAGGATGGCAGCCCGCTCAAAGCCCGGCTCTGCAGTAGCAAGAAGGGGCCGCCCGAGGCGCAGCTGCGCTTagcacccctcagccccagccctgcggcgcCTGGGGCCGCCGGGGGCCCCGCCAGAGGCAACGCCAAGGGCCAGGGCAGTGTCCAGCAGGCGCCTACACTGCAGCAGCCCGGGGCCCCCGGCGCCAAGGCGATGAGCAGCGGGGCACACGCTGGTGCCCCGGAGAAGCGGGGCAAGGCGGGCAAGAGGAAAGGGGGTCCCGGCTCCCCGGTGCCCCCCGAGCGGCGGCCGCCCACGGCTGGGGGGAACCCGGAGCCGCCCACGGAGCTGAGCGAGGACCTGGCCGAGACCTACTGTGCGGAGCGGTGGCACTCGCTCTGCAGCTTCTTCGTCAACTTCTGGAACGGCTGA